In Pseudomonas nunensis, a single window of DNA contains:
- a CDS encoding LacI family DNA-binding transcriptional regulator, whose protein sequence is MSEDKPRKRRGAGRVTLNTVARQAGVSAITVSRYFNQPEQVSPERRERIAAVVAELGYVPNLVAGGLASARGKIVGMVIPNISGPIFANTIQGFSDTLSRHGYQLLLASSYFSAEQEESAVRAFLGWSPAALVLTSHFHSAGTEKMIAEADIPVIETWDYQPEREPLQIGFSHFEVGVTAARYLRGKGYRRIAFVQNSAPGDLSALERRDGYAATVRELGLEPWVFAPDADRAPFEAGKQAMEALMSASPRPDAIIFANDNLAAGGLLAGQRAGLKIPEDCAVLGFGDYPFAEMLLPSLSTIKPPALEIGVLAATRVLESLGVLPVEDEVQRLNLLECHVIERESA, encoded by the coding sequence TTGAGTGAAGACAAGCCCCGCAAACGCCGTGGCGCCGGCCGTGTAACGCTCAATACCGTGGCGCGGCAGGCCGGGGTTTCGGCGATCACCGTCTCGCGTTATTTCAATCAGCCGGAACAGGTTTCACCGGAGCGGCGCGAGCGCATCGCGGCGGTGGTGGCGGAGTTGGGTTACGTGCCAAACCTGGTAGCCGGTGGGCTGGCGTCGGCGCGCGGGAAGATTGTCGGCATGGTGATCCCGAACATCTCCGGGCCGATCTTCGCCAACACCATCCAGGGCTTCAGCGACACCCTCAGTCGCCACGGCTATCAGCTGTTGCTGGCGTCGAGCTACTTCAGCGCCGAGCAGGAAGAAAGCGCCGTGCGAGCGTTCCTCGGCTGGTCACCGGCAGCGCTGGTGCTGACCAGTCACTTCCACAGCGCCGGCACCGAAAAGATGATTGCCGAAGCGGATATCCCAGTGATCGAAACCTGGGATTACCAACCCGAACGCGAGCCGCTGCAGATCGGTTTTTCGCATTTTGAAGTCGGCGTGACAGCTGCGCGATATCTGCGTGGCAAAGGCTATCGGCGGATAGCGTTTGTGCAGAACAGCGCGCCGGGGGACCTCAGTGCATTGGAGCGACGGGATGGCTACGCGGCGACCGTTCGCGAGTTGGGGCTGGAACCCTGGGTGTTCGCCCCGGATGCGGACCGCGCCCCGTTCGAGGCCGGAAAACAGGCGATGGAAGCTCTAATGAGCGCCTCACCCCGCCCCGACGCCATCATCTTCGCCAACGACAACCTCGCCGCCGGTGGCTTGCTGGCCGGGCAACGGGCGGGGCTGAAAATTCCTGAAGACTGCGCGGTCCTTGGGTTCGGCGACTATCCGTTCGCCGAAATGCTACTGCCGAGTTTGAGCACTATCAAACCGCCCGCGCTGGAGATCGGCGTACTGGCCGCGACACGGGTGCTGGAGAGTCTGGGGGTGTTGCCGGTGGAAGATGAAGTGCAGCGGCTGAACCTGCTGGAATGCCACGTGATCGAGCGCGAAAGCGCCTGA
- a CDS encoding type II toxin-antitoxin system HicB family antitoxin: protein MKPVIGFESPVGDLLQEGFIQMKFPVVLHKDADSEYGVIVPDVPGCFSAGSTVAQAFENVKEALSLHYEGLVADGDPLPQVREIDAHLDNPDYAGGVWGVVEFDITPYFGKAVRFNATLPEQLLERIDQTVRRDQRYSSRSGFLAAAALRELSA, encoded by the coding sequence ATGAAGCCTGTTATTGGATTTGAGAGTCCCGTGGGGGACTTACTACAGGAAGGATTCATCCAAATGAAATTCCCGGTCGTTCTGCACAAGGATGCCGACTCAGAGTACGGAGTGATCGTCCCGGACGTACCGGGGTGCTTCTCTGCGGGCAGCACTGTGGCGCAGGCATTCGAAAACGTGAAGGAGGCGTTGTCCTTGCACTACGAGGGCCTGGTCGCCGATGGCGATCCATTGCCGCAGGTGCGAGAGATTGATGCTCACCTCGATAATCCTGATTACGCCGGTGGCGTGTGGGGAGTGGTCGAGTTCGATATCACGCCTTACTTCGGCAAGGCGGTACGTTTCAACGCTACGTTGCCTGAGCAACTGCTTGAGCGAATCGACCAGACTGTGAGGCGGGATCAGCGTTACAGCTCAAGGTCTGGTTTTTTAGCGGCTGCAGCTCTGCGCGAACTGTCGGCCTGA
- a CDS encoding type II toxin-antitoxin system HicA family toxin: MRSREMIRMIEGDGWYLVAVKGSHHQYKHSHKPGRVTIKHPDSDLPKGTINSILKQAGLK, from the coding sequence ATGCGAAGTCGGGAAATGATCAGGATGATCGAGGGTGATGGTTGGTATCTGGTAGCCGTGAAAGGCAGCCACCATCAATACAAACATTCACATAAGCCAGGGAGGGTGACGATCAAACATCCTGACTCGGATCTACCTAAGGGAACGATCAACAGCATATTGAAACAGGCGGGCTTGAAATGA
- a CDS encoding LysR family transcriptional regulator, which translates to MDQVKAMKVFVRIYERSSFTLAADDLNLPRATLTHTLNQFEAWLGTRLLERSTRKVRPTLDGEAYYQRCVQLLAELEEAELAFRGVAPKGRLRVDLHGTLAKHFVIPALPQFMARYPDIELSISEADRFVDLIAEGVDCVLRAGTLSDSALIGKRVANLRQITCASPAYLRKYGEPKRLEDLKNHRAVNYVSRTTAKQFPFEFMVDGELQEVTIDGALSVFGAEIYAASAIAGLGIIQCPHYRMETQIAQGLVQEILTDTPPPPMPVSVLYPHNRHMSPRVRVFVDWLGEVFAGGSVATGRGRA; encoded by the coding sequence GTGGATCAAGTCAAAGCGATGAAGGTTTTCGTGCGGATCTACGAGCGCAGCAGCTTCACCCTGGCCGCCGATGACCTGAACCTGCCACGGGCAACGCTGACTCATACGTTGAACCAGTTCGAAGCCTGGCTCGGCACGCGATTGTTGGAGCGCAGCACACGCAAAGTGCGCCCGACCCTGGATGGCGAGGCGTATTACCAGCGTTGCGTGCAGTTGCTGGCGGAGCTGGAAGAAGCCGAACTGGCGTTTCGCGGCGTGGCGCCGAAAGGGCGGCTGCGCGTGGATTTGCACGGCACCCTGGCCAAGCACTTTGTGATCCCGGCGCTGCCGCAATTCATGGCCCGTTATCCGGACATCGAGCTGTCGATCAGCGAGGCCGACCGTTTTGTCGACCTGATCGCTGAAGGCGTCGACTGTGTGCTGCGCGCTGGCACGCTGAGCGACTCGGCATTGATCGGCAAACGCGTGGCCAACCTGCGCCAGATCACCTGCGCCAGCCCCGCGTACCTGCGCAAATACGGCGAACCGAAACGCCTCGAAGACCTGAAAAATCACCGCGCGGTGAACTACGTGTCGCGCACCACCGCCAAGCAGTTTCCGTTTGAATTCATGGTCGATGGCGAATTGCAGGAAGTGACCATCGATGGCGCATTGTCGGTGTTCGGCGCCGAGATCTACGCCGCCTCGGCGATTGCCGGACTCGGCATCATCCAGTGCCCGCACTACCGGATGGAAACCCAGATAGCCCAGGGCCTGGTGCAGGAAATCCTCACCGACACACCGCCACCACCGATGCCGGTTTCAGTGCTGTACCCACACAACCGCCACATGTCGCCACGGGTCCGGGTGTTTGTGGATTGGTTGGGGGAGGTGTTTGCGGGGGGCTCGGTAGCCACTGGTCGGGGGAGGGCGTAG
- a CDS encoding SDR family oxidoreductase — protein sequence MSTQTSKVAIVTGASRGIGAVIARQLASEGFAVAINYASSATEASKLVVELRQAGHQAIAIKADVSSADDVRRLFDETETQLGKVDVLINNAGILKVLPLAQHSDELFDQNFNIHTRGTFNALREAATRLNSGGRIINFSSSTVGLNLPGYAVYIASKAAVESLTQVFAKEMRGRNITVNAVAPGPVATDLFLHGKSEEQIQTFAKMAPLERLAQPEDISRVVSFLAGPDSGWVNGQILRVNGGLV from the coding sequence ATGAGCACTCAAACTTCGAAAGTAGCCATCGTCACCGGCGCCTCCCGCGGCATTGGCGCGGTGATCGCCAGGCAACTGGCCAGCGAAGGTTTTGCCGTCGCGATCAACTATGCCAGCAGCGCCACCGAAGCTTCGAAACTGGTGGTCGAGCTGCGTCAGGCCGGCCACCAAGCCATAGCGATCAAGGCTGATGTTTCCAGTGCCGACGACGTTCGCCGCTTGTTCGACGAGACCGAAACGCAACTGGGCAAGGTCGATGTGCTGATCAACAACGCCGGCATCCTCAAGGTGCTGCCACTGGCCCAGCACAGCGACGAACTGTTCGACCAGAATTTCAACATCCACACCCGTGGCACGTTCAACGCCCTGCGTGAAGCCGCCACGCGCCTGAACAGCGGTGGCCGGATCATCAACTTCTCCAGCAGCACCGTCGGCCTGAATCTGCCGGGCTACGCGGTGTACATCGCCAGCAAAGCGGCGGTGGAATCCCTGACCCAGGTGTTCGCCAAGGAAATGCGCGGTCGCAACATCACCGTCAACGCCGTCGCACCGGGCCCGGTCGCCACTGACCTGTTCCTGCACGGCAAGAGCGAAGAACAGATCCAGACCTTCGCCAAAATGGCGCCGCTGGAACGCCTGGCCCAGCCAGAAGATATCTCCCGTGTCGTGTCTTTCCTGGCCGGCCCGGATTCGGGCTGGGTCAACGGGCAAATCCTGCGGGTCAACGGTGGTCTGGTCTGA
- a CDS encoding SDR family oxidoreductase yields the protein MKNVILITGAGTGIGKVAAESLAQAGHIVYASMRDVKGRNATRADAIRQWAKAQNVELHPLELDVLSQDSADAAVASIVKEQGRLDVVIQNAGHLVIGPSEAFTAEEIMKVFDTNFYGAHRVSRAVLPQMRAQASGLVLWISSSTTKGGFPPFLGPYAAAKAAMDSLAVSMSYELTRFGIETSIVVPGAFTRGTDHFPSAGKPADVARSDAYARYDGVMDKVGERLSALTPDDADPQAVADDIVRIVGLPLGSRPARSVIDFVGDGAAEVLEVSERVRIEFAKRIGIDDLLRVSQ from the coding sequence ATGAAAAACGTCATCCTCATCACGGGCGCCGGCACCGGTATCGGTAAAGTCGCCGCTGAATCCCTCGCCCAGGCCGGGCACATCGTTTACGCCAGCATGCGTGACGTGAAAGGGCGCAACGCCACTCGGGCCGACGCCATTCGCCAGTGGGCGAAGGCGCAAAACGTCGAGTTGCATCCGCTGGAACTGGACGTGTTGTCCCAGGATTCGGCCGACGCTGCGGTCGCCTCCATCGTCAAGGAGCAAGGTCGCCTCGACGTGGTCATCCAGAACGCCGGGCACTTGGTGATCGGCCCAAGCGAAGCCTTCACCGCCGAAGAAATCATGAAGGTCTTCGACACCAACTTCTACGGTGCCCATCGGGTCAGCCGCGCGGTGTTGCCACAGATGCGCGCCCAGGCTTCGGGGTTGGTGTTGTGGATCAGCAGTTCCACAACCAAGGGCGGTTTCCCACCGTTCCTCGGGCCGTACGCCGCCGCGAAAGCAGCGATGGATTCCCTGGCGGTGAGCATGTCCTATGAACTGACCCGCTTCGGCATCGAAACCTCGATCGTGGTGCCCGGCGCGTTCACCCGTGGCACCGATCATTTCCCGAGCGCCGGCAAACCGGCCGACGTCGCACGCAGCGACGCCTATGCTCGATATGACGGGGTGATGGATAAAGTCGGCGAACGATTGAGCGCATTGACCCCGGATGATGCCGATCCGCAAGCAGTGGCTGATGACATCGTGCGCATTGTCGGACTGCCGCTAGGCTCACGGCCGGCGCGCTCGGTGATCGATTTTGTCGGGGATGGCGCGGCTGAAGTACTGGAAGTGTCGGAGCGGGTGCGGATCGAGTTTGCCAAGCGGATCGGGATTGATGATTTGCTTCGCGTGAGTCAGTAA
- the betT gene encoding choline transporter BetT, translating to MNPPVFYFAAGFILLFGIVVMAMPKQAGAWLLEAQNWAANTVGWYYMLAMTLYLVFVVVTALSGYGKIKLGADHDEPEFSYLSWAGMLFAAGISITLFFFCVSEPLTHLAQPPQGTAGTPEAARQAMQILFLHWGLHGWGVFAFVGMALAYFAYRHNLPLALRSALYPLIGKRINGPIGYAVDGFGIIATVFGLGADMGFGVLHLNSGLDYLFGIAHTHWIQVGLITLMMGAAIIVAVSGVDKGVRVMSDINMLLACALLLFVLFAGPTQHLLNTLIQNIGDYLGALPMKSFDLYAYDKPSDWLGGWTVFYWAWWIAWSPFVGLFIARISRGRTIREFVFGVLLIPLGFTLAWMSIFGNSAIDQVLNHGMTALGMSAIDNPSMTLYLLLETYPWSKTVIAVTVFISFVFFVTSADSGTVVLSTLSAKGGNPDEDGPKWLRVFWGAMTALVTSALLFSGSIDALKSAVVLTSLPFSMILLLMMWGLHKAFYLESQKQIAQMHSLAPVSGSKRGGWRQRLSQAVHFPSRDEVYRFLETTVRPAIEEVTAVFVEKGLNVVAQPDPANDSVSLEIGHGEQHPFIYQVQMRGYFTPSFARGGMGSKQLNNRRYYRAEVHLSEGSQDYDLVGYTKEQIINDILDQYERHMQFLHLVR from the coding sequence ATGAATCCGCCGGTGTTCTACTTTGCGGCGGGTTTCATTCTGCTGTTCGGCATCGTCGTCATGGCCATGCCCAAACAGGCCGGTGCCTGGTTACTGGAAGCGCAAAACTGGGCGGCCAACACGGTCGGCTGGTATTACATGCTCGCGATGACGCTGTATCTGGTCTTCGTGGTGGTCACCGCGTTGTCTGGCTACGGCAAGATCAAACTCGGTGCCGACCACGACGAACCCGAATTCAGTTACCTGTCCTGGGCCGGCATGCTGTTCGCCGCCGGGATCAGCATCACGCTGTTTTTCTTTTGCGTGTCCGAACCGCTGACGCACCTGGCGCAGCCGCCCCAAGGCACCGCCGGTACGCCGGAAGCGGCGCGGCAGGCGATGCAGATTCTGTTTCTGCACTGGGGCCTGCATGGCTGGGGCGTGTTCGCTTTCGTCGGCATGGCGCTGGCCTACTTCGCCTATCGGCATAACCTGCCGCTGGCCCTGCGCTCGGCGCTGTACCCGCTGATTGGTAAACGCATCAACGGCCCGATCGGCTACGCGGTGGATGGCTTCGGCATCATCGCCACCGTGTTCGGCCTCGGCGCGGACATGGGCTTCGGCGTCTTGCACCTGAACTCGGGGCTCGACTACCTGTTCGGCATCGCCCACACCCACTGGATTCAGGTTGGCTTGATCACCCTGATGATGGGCGCGGCAATCATTGTCGCGGTGTCCGGCGTCGATAAAGGCGTGCGGGTGATGTCCGACATCAACATGCTGCTGGCCTGTGCGCTGCTGCTGTTCGTGTTGTTTGCCGGCCCGACGCAGCACCTTCTCAACACCTTGATCCAGAACATCGGCGACTACCTCGGCGCGTTGCCGATGAAGAGCTTCGACCTCTACGCCTACGACAAACCCAGCGACTGGCTGGGCGGTTGGACGGTGTTCTACTGGGCCTGGTGGATTGCATGGTCGCCGTTCGTGGGCCTGTTCATCGCACGGATTTCCCGTGGCCGGACCATCCGCGAATTCGTCTTCGGCGTGCTGCTGATTCCGCTCGGTTTCACCCTGGCGTGGATGTCGATCTTCGGCAACAGCGCCATCGATCAAGTACTCAACCACGGCATGACAGCGCTGGGTATGTCGGCCATCGATAACCCGTCGATGACCTTGTACCTGCTGCTCGAAACCTATCCGTGGAGCAAAACCGTGATCGCGGTCACGGTGTTTATCAGTTTCGTGTTCTTCGTCACGTCCGCCGACTCGGGCACTGTGGTGTTGTCGACGCTCTCTGCCAAGGGCGGCAACCCGGATGAAGACGGGCCGAAATGGCTGCGGGTGTTCTGGGGGGCGATGACTGCGCTGGTGACCAGTGCGCTGCTGTTCTCGGGCAGCATCGATGCGTTGAAATCAGCCGTCGTGCTGACCTCGTTGCCGTTCTCGATGATCCTGCTGCTGATGATGTGGGGGCTGCACAAGGCGTTCTACCTGGAATCCCAGAAGCAGATTGCGCAGATGCATTCGCTGGCGCCGGTCTCCGGTTCCAAGCGGGGCGGCTGGCGTCAGCGCTTGAGTCAGGCGGTGCATTTCCCGTCGCGGGATGAGGTCTATCGTTTCCTCGAAACCACAGTGCGTCCGGCGATAGAAGAAGTGACGGCGGTGTTCGTCGAGAAGGGTTTGAACGTGGTCGCTCAGCCGGATCCGGCGAACGACAGCGTCAGCCTGGAAATCGGGCATGGCGAGCAGCATCCGTTTATCTATCAGGTGCAGATGCGTGGCTACTTCACGCCGTCCTTCGCCCGTGGCGGCATGGGTTCCAAGCAACTCAACAACCGTCGCTACTACCGGGCCGAAGTGCATTTGAGCGAGGGCAGTCAGGACTACGATCTGGTGGGTTACACCAAGGAGCAGATCATCAACGACATCCTCGACCAGTACGAACGGCACATGCAGTTCCTGCATTTGGTTCGTTGA
- the epsC gene encoding serine O-acetyltransferase EpsC, with translation MSERSSHWQLQTIVSQLRTARDQWRAQNGRASGEQGGRELPSRAAMAEILEALCGALFPMRLGPVDLREESEDFYVGHTLDVALNALLAQARLELRYAARHSDQADTEVEAKTIQIIQDFALALPGLRSLLDTDVLAAYHGDPAARSVDEVLLCYPGILAVIHHRLAHHLYRAGLPLLARISAEIAHSATGIDIHPGAQIGRSFFIDHGTGVVIGETAIIGERVRIYQAVTLGAKRFPSDEDGQLQKGHPRHPIVEDDVVIYAGATILGRITIGKGSTIGGNVWLTRSVPAGCNLTQANLQHDDGTQK, from the coding sequence GTGAGCGAGCGTTCCAGCCATTGGCAATTGCAGACCATCGTCAGCCAACTGCGCACCGCGCGTGATCAATGGCGTGCACAAAACGGCCGCGCCAGCGGCGAGCAGGGCGGTCGCGAGTTGCCGTCCCGGGCGGCAATGGCGGAGATTCTCGAAGCCCTGTGCGGTGCGTTGTTCCCGATGCGCCTGGGGCCGGTGGATTTGCGTGAAGAGAGTGAAGATTTCTACGTCGGCCATACCCTCGATGTCGCGCTGAATGCATTGCTGGCCCAGGCGCGGCTTGAGCTGCGTTACGCCGCTCGCCACAGCGACCAGGCTGATACCGAAGTCGAGGCCAAGACGATCCAGATCATCCAGGACTTTGCCCTCGCATTGCCGGGGCTGCGCAGTCTGTTGGACACCGACGTGCTGGCGGCTTATCACGGCGACCCGGCGGCCCGCAGCGTCGATGAAGTGTTGCTGTGCTATCCGGGGATTCTGGCGGTGATTCACCATCGCCTCGCCCACCATTTGTACCGCGCCGGGTTGCCGTTACTGGCGCGGATCAGCGCGGAAATCGCCCACTCCGCTACCGGTATCGATATCCATCCGGGCGCGCAGATCGGCCGCAGCTTCTTTATTGATCACGGGACGGGCGTGGTAATCGGCGAGACGGCGATCATTGGCGAGCGGGTGCGGATTTATCAGGCTGTGACGCTGGGTGCCAAGCGCTTCCCTTCGGACGAGGACGGGCAGTTGCAGAAGGGGCATCCGCGGCATCCGATCGTTGAGGACGATGTGGTGATCTACGCCGGGGCGACGATTTTGGGGCGGATCACCATCGGCAAGGGTTCGACCATTGGCGGCAACGTGTGGCTGACCCGCAGCGTGCCGGCGGGGTGCAACCTGACGCAGGCGAATTTGCAGCATGATGATGGGACGCAGAAGTAA
- a CDS encoding D-cysteine desulfhydrase: MIKQSLARFNRLDLLGHPTALEKLERLSTWLGRDVYVKRDDLTPLAMGGNKLRKLEYLAADALAQGADTLITAGALQSNHVRQTAAIAAKLGLGCVALLENPLGTDDANYVGNGNRLLLDLFDTKVELVENLDNADDQLQALADRLRNNGKTPYVVPIGGSNALGALGYVRAGLELAEQIKDTGLQFAAVVLASGSAGTHSGLALALSEALPDLPVIGVTVSRSEEDQRPKVQGLAERTAELLGVSLPKHFKVELWDEYFGPRYGEPNAGTLSAVKLVASQEGLLLDPVYTGKAMAGLLDGIGRGRFDDGPIIFLHTGGAPALFAYKDFL; encoded by the coding sequence ATGATCAAACAATCGCTTGCCCGCTTTAACCGCCTCGACCTGCTCGGCCATCCCACCGCCCTGGAAAAACTTGAACGACTGTCGACCTGGTTGGGCCGCGATGTGTACGTCAAGCGCGATGACCTGACACCGCTGGCCATGGGCGGCAACAAGCTGCGCAAACTCGAATACCTGGCCGCCGATGCTTTGGCCCAGGGCGCTGACACGTTGATCACCGCGGGTGCGCTGCAATCCAACCACGTGCGCCAGACCGCCGCCATCGCCGCCAAGCTTGGCCTGGGTTGTGTGGCGCTGCTGGAAAATCCGCTGGGCACCGACGATGCCAACTATGTCGGCAACGGCAATCGGCTGCTGCTGGACCTGTTCGACACCAAGGTCGAGCTGGTGGAGAACCTCGACAACGCCGACGACCAACTGCAAGCCTTGGCCGATCGCCTGCGCAACAACGGCAAGACGCCGTATGTGGTGCCGATTGGTGGCTCGAATGCATTGGGCGCTCTGGGTTACGTACGTGCAGGGCTGGAATTGGCTGAACAGATCAAGGACACCGGCCTGCAATTTGCCGCCGTGGTCCTGGCATCGGGCAGTGCCGGCACCCACAGCGGTCTGGCGCTGGCCTTGAGCGAAGCACTCCCGGATTTGCCAGTGATTGGCGTGACGGTTTCCCGCAGTGAAGAAGATCAGCGGCCGAAAGTCCAAGGTCTGGCCGAACGTACCGCTGAGTTGCTGGGTGTGAGTTTGCCGAAGCATTTCAAAGTTGAACTGTGGGACGAATACTTCGGCCCGCGTTATGGCGAGCCGAATGCCGGGACGTTGTCGGCGGTGAAATTGGTGGCGAGTCAGGAAGGTTTGCTGCTGGACCCGGTGTACACCGGCAAGGCCATGGCCGGATTGCTCGATGGCATCGGGCGTGGGCGTTTTGATGACGGCCCGATCATCTTCCTGCACACCGGCGGGGCGCCGGCGTTGTTTGCCTATAAGGATTTTTTGTAA
- the tcyJ gene encoding cystine ABC transporter substrate-binding protein: MNFSALRRNLLVGSLGLALSAGLLGQAVAGEQLQKIKDAGVINVGLEGTYPPFSFVDADGKLAGFEVEFSEALAKELGVKVKLQPTKWDGILAALESKRLDAVINQVTISDERKKKYDFSEPYTVSGIQALVLTKKAAELNIKTAADLGGKKVGVGLGTNYEQWVKANVPTADVRTYEDDPSKFADLRNGRTDAILIDRLAALEYAKKAKDTSAAGEAFSRQEAGVALRKGEPELLAAVNKAIDKLRADGTLKKLSEKYFSADVTQ, translated from the coding sequence ATGAATTTTTCCGCACTACGTCGAAACCTGCTGGTTGGTTCGCTGGGCCTGGCACTGAGCGCCGGCCTGTTGGGGCAAGCGGTTGCCGGTGAGCAGCTGCAAAAAATCAAGGACGCAGGCGTGATCAACGTCGGCCTGGAAGGCACTTATCCACCGTTCAGTTTCGTCGACGCCGACGGCAAACTGGCCGGCTTCGAAGTCGAGTTCTCCGAAGCCCTGGCCAAAGAGCTGGGTGTGAAGGTCAAACTGCAACCGACCAAATGGGACGGCATCCTCGCGGCGCTGGAATCCAAGCGTCTGGACGCCGTGATCAACCAGGTGACCATCTCGGACGAGCGCAAGAAGAAGTATGACTTCTCCGAGCCGTACACCGTTTCCGGGATTCAGGCGCTGGTGCTGACCAAGAAAGCTGCGGAGCTGAACATCAAGACCGCCGCCGACCTGGGTGGCAAGAAAGTCGGCGTAGGCCTGGGCACCAACTACGAGCAATGGGTCAAAGCCAACGTGCCGACCGCTGACGTGCGCACCTATGAAGATGATCCGAGCAAGTTCGCAGACCTGCGTAACGGCCGCACCGACGCCATTCTGATTGACCGCCTCGCTGCTCTCGAATACGCCAAGAAAGCCAAGGACACCTCCGCTGCCGGCGAAGCCTTCTCCCGTCAGGAAGCCGGTGTTGCCCTGCGCAAAGGCGAGCCTGAGCTGCTGGCTGCCGTGAACAAGGCGATCGACAAGCTGCGTGCCGACGGTACGCTGAAAAAGCTTTCGGAAAAATACTTCAGCGCTGACGTCACTCAATAA
- the tcyL gene encoding cystine ABC transporter permease: protein MEEAFQLALDSAPFLLKGAYYTVILSLGGMFFGLVMGFGLALMRLSRFKSVSWLARIYVSFFRGTPLLVQLFVIYYGLPQLGIELDPLPAALIGFSLNMAAYACEILRAAISSIERGQWEAAASIGMTRAQTLRRAILPQAMRTALPPLGNSFISLVKDTALAATIQVPELFRQAQLITARTFEIFTMYLAAALIYWILATVLSHLQNKLEERVNRHDQES from the coding sequence ATGGAAGAAGCTTTCCAACTTGCGCTGGACTCCGCGCCCTTCCTGCTGAAGGGCGCGTATTACACGGTCATCCTGAGCCTGGGCGGAATGTTCTTCGGCCTGGTGATGGGCTTCGGCCTGGCGTTGATGCGCTTGTCGCGCTTCAAATCGGTCAGCTGGCTGGCCCGCATCTACGTGTCGTTCTTTCGCGGCACGCCGTTGCTGGTGCAGTTGTTCGTGATCTATTACGGCTTGCCGCAATTGGGCATCGAACTCGATCCACTGCCAGCCGCCCTGATCGGCTTCTCGCTGAACATGGCCGCCTACGCCTGTGAAATCCTGCGTGCCGCGATCAGCTCCATCGAACGTGGCCAGTGGGAAGCCGCCGCGAGTATCGGCATGACCCGCGCGCAGACCTTGCGCCGGGCCATTCTGCCGCAAGCGATGCGCACGGCCCTGCCGCCGCTGGGCAACAGCTTCATTTCGCTGGTCAAGGACACGGCGCTGGCCGCTACCATCCAGGTGCCAGAGCTGTTCCGCCAAGCGCAATTGATCACCGCCCGTACTTTCGAAATCTTCACCATGTATCTGGCCGCCGCCCTGATCTACTGGATTCTGGCCACGGTGCTCTCGCACCTGCAGAACAAGTTGGAAGAGCGGGTCAATCGGCACGACCAGGAGTCCTGA
- the tcyN gene encoding L-cystine ABC transporter ATP-binding protein TcyN — protein sequence MIVVEKLTKQFKGQVVLNGIDLEVKEGEVVAIIGPSGSGKTTFLRCLNFLEEPTSGRIKVGDIEIDGSRPLNQQQGLVRRLRQHVGFVFQNFNLFPHRTALENVIEGPIIVKKMPHAQAVALGKKLLARVGLAGKEDAYPRRLSGGQQQRVAIARALAMEPEVILFDEPTSALDPELVGEVLATIRSLAEENRTMVIVTHEMGFARDVANRVVFFDKGVIVEQGESKALFANPKEERTKQFLSKFLNNAHH from the coding sequence ATGATTGTCGTGGAAAAACTGACAAAGCAGTTCAAGGGTCAAGTGGTGCTCAACGGCATCGATCTGGAAGTGAAGGAAGGCGAGGTCGTGGCGATTATCGGGCCGAGCGGCTCGGGCAAGACCACGTTCCTGCGTTGCCTGAATTTCCTCGAAGAACCTACCAGCGGCCGGATCAAGGTCGGCGACATCGAAATCGATGGCAGCCGCCCGCTGAATCAGCAGCAAGGCCTGGTGCGACGTCTGCGCCAGCACGTGGGCTTCGTGTTCCAGAACTTCAACTTGTTCCCGCATCGTACGGCGTTGGAAAACGTCATCGAAGGCCCGATCATCGTGAAGAAGATGCCCCACGCCCAAGCCGTTGCCCTGGGCAAGAAGCTGTTGGCCAGGGTTGGTCTGGCGGGCAAGGAAGATGCCTATCCGCGTCGTCTATCCGGTGGTCAGCAACAGCGTGTGGCGATTGCCCGGGCGCTGGCGATGGAGCCGGAAGTGATTCTGTTCGATGAACCCACCTCGGCACTCGACCCGGAACTGGTCGGTGAAGTGCTGGCGACTATCCGCAGCCTGGCCGAAGAGAATCGCACCATGGTCATCGTCACCCACGAAATGGGCTTTGCCCGGGACGTGGCAAACCGCGTGGTGTTTTTCGACAAGGGTGTGATCGTCGAGCAAGGTGAGTCCAAGGCGTTGTTTGCCAACCCAAAAGAAGAACGGACGAAGCAGTTCCTCAGCAAGTTCCTGAATAACGCACACCACTGA